tgcatgcacgcaAATACAGAGTGGATGATTTGTTTGGTTATGGTGAAAAGTATCGCTAacacttaaaaaaaaggaacacGAGGCAGAATCATGGCCTTTTTTTAAGGAGATTTTGCAGGAACAGAAGGGCTTATACCTAGATTTGAGAAGAGGTTTGAAGGATTTGCCTGGCCAAACTATAATTTTGAATTCAATAGTCCATTAAATACTAAAAACTCTAAAATCTAATGTGCTTTCACTACTTTGAAAATCTTCCCAATATCCATGCTGAATACTATAGTATCTATGTGACGAGgttgatgccatgaaagatgccACACACATATTCTTTCTTAtgtttcattcttttctttctttgtttttcagaaTCATATCTCTTCCTAGATCTTCTTTTAGCTGTAAGCATTATCTTATATTCCTTATTGTCAGACTCGTAATCTAAGTGCATACATCACAAGCGATTTCAAGGTTGTTCTAGAAAATGCATGCAAATTATTCTGTATCTATGCTTTCATGTTCTTTAAATTTCTTGGTCACAGATAGGTAAGCTAATCTAGTTGATCAGGTACTAGTGACGTACTACTGAGTCATGATTTCCAACACACATAGAGCACCGTCCCGGCCATTGAGCCACGGACTCCACTCCCATGCGAGAACTACCACATACAACGTAGGTAGGTCTCACTCATCATGTTCAATTCCCAATTACACTACACATATATACTTGTTACTATTCTTCACCCACATATTTGAAGACGTTCCACGTGAATGCCTAAGATCAGGATGATGGGATTGATTTGGACAAAGGGTTAGAGCTGGAAATTATGAACATTGGAATCCCAAAAAGTTTGTCTCAACACGAGTTTTGTGATTCCCATTTCATCGTGTCATAGCTGTCACGTACAGGATGGATGAGAATGCAACCAAGAACAGGTTGAATTACACCCCATTTTAGCTgattttttcataattcttAATGAGTTCAGACACCTCTAAAGTTGTTTTTTCgttttttcccaatttttttttagtttggtgattatttttttcatttaaggtTCTCTTCACTGAAGAAAATTTCAAGTGGTGGAATGGGTTCTTTGAGAGGATGACAAAGATTGCTTAACTGCTTGACATGGGCTTGGAAAGGTCTCCCTGAGGGGGCGCACACTACTGACAGCTCAATTAGCTTTTATATTGGAATTATAAATATAGATCATATATTATATTGCAATGAATAAAGAATGAAAGTTGTTGCTAAAATGTCAAGCTTTTTGTTCACTAAACCCTTAAGATAAGGTTTTTCCTCTCATTTgaatacaataatttaatgtTTTTTGTGATACCATGGAAATTTCTCATGTCTGGTGGGAGTGCCTGGAAGTTAGCTGTCTATCTGTCTTAATTATACAAAGATGCAAATCTCATGGTCCACATCTGGAAGATTACATACCTAGATTCCCATTGGGTGTGCTGACTTCATCCTTCTCTTCTTTGTCAGCTGATCCGACGGTTTCAGATTAATGATAAGAGTTGACTTGGAAAATCTTACAAAGTACGAGATATGATTGATTGATTAGTTGCTACCACTTCGGATGTAGAACACGTGTCTCATGTCTCTGAGGAGGCCTCGCAGTCAAATTACCTTTAAAACCAGAATTCATCTTAATTGGAAGGTGGCATTGGCGACCATCTAatggatttatattttttatttatatttatattttttattttttaaagatggaAAAGATTTGTAATGTCAAGTTAAAGTGTGGGAAGTTCCATCTTTTTCCTCTTGCGCTTTATAGCatgaaatagttttattttattatcaaatgtcatatcattaaaaattagtatttaaatgAACAAATTTAATTATATGACACCCTATATTTCTGACCTACCTAAATAGTGTTTcaatgagtaatgttattctTTACTCCAACGATGTTATGACACGTTATGCTACAGTATATGTATACATTTGAAggaagataataataataataataataataataataattgaattGATTCTTTGTCTTTATTTTACAAAGttataagaatataatacaaataattaaatttacatattcTCATCAACTTGACTactattttttaagataaacaGTATGATTTATATGATATCAGGACATAagtcttaaatttaaactcttaACTCTATAGTAAATCATATTTAATTTAGTTATTAAGATAAGAAGTGATTTCacacaaaataacaaaataaatgaacTTTAGCTATCATTGATTTAACCATCTAGCAACTCTAACGATGGAGTTCAGATAATCgtaacaaattaattatattaattttaagttagAAAAAAACCTTAacgattatatatattaatattaaaatcttaACATCGCCAAATTAATCAGACATTTTGGTCTCATTCGAAAGGGTAGTGATCATGAGTTATTAATAGTGCACGGCCTACATGATCTCCACAAGTATTCCCCCTTTTTCTAGATAAATTACATTAAACAATTGAAAATAATTACTTGcttaaaattattatcaaaaaaaaaaaattacttgctTAAAATTAATTGCTAAGCACGTGGACGTCGTACATTAATAGTTTGAAGTCAGTAGTACTAAGGATAATCAACTTGACCTGCAGCAAGTTCATGCATGCACCTTGGTTTTGAAGATCATCAGTTTATTAATTTCTAATgtttttttagttgttttgaatagtttttcGCTTATAATTTATAGGCTGCTTTCTACTTTCTAGTACTTGGTTTTGggtactaaaatttttaattaaagtaccttttatttatcatatatgaAGGTTCTCAATAAAATTACAGGCCAGACATCGATCGTTGTTGACATGCATGCCAAGGCGCCCACTTGCACATGCATGTGAACACTTGGCATGATTGATTATGTGTGGAACCCATTAACTGTggactctatatatatatatataatacatacatatgagaatgaaatatatacaatatatatattgcctgagttaattaaactaataaaagaatatagatgctagtttatatatataagcaaattAGAACCAAACCATTTCTTTGATCAAGATGGTTGAATATTGCAGTATACGTGCAGTGCTTTGGTTTCTGTAGGGGGAACGAATCAAACCGTTTGGAGTAGAAGCAAGATGAGCAATATTGTTTAAGATCATGATGATGAAAGAAGAAGTGAAAAATCTAGAtgcatgtaatatatatatatatatatatataaatgattaaaaGTTTTCTCTTTAATCACTAATATCTGAACTTTTTAATCTGTTTAAAGACTTGATGATCGAGTAACCTTAATTATGAGGAAGACggccatataatatattaaagtcGATAACTACTCCTACTTTGACAAGTTCAGCTGTTTACATTATCAATATAATTAGTTTCTTAATAATAAGTCTATGATCTTAGGTCATTTTTAGGTAGTCAAATTTCCATATTTGTATACTTCAATCGAAAAGAGTGGGTTCTCGTTTTGTTGTCTTCTTTGTAGGGTTTGACCATTCGTTGCAATGCAAGCAAGTCCCTCAAAGCTATAGCTTCTATTaaatgctctctctctcactctctgtgTGTCTGTGAGTTACGATGTATATATTAGGGGTTGTCGAGGTGCCATGTTCACGTTTTAACACTTTCCAATGTTGTTGTACATTTTTTAGAGTGAGTTTTATTGGATCTGAATAATTTAATGAGGTAAAATTATCCTTCAATCTTTATATTCTTTAagtgtgataaaaaaaatttatattttatataatgtaCTGAAAGTGAAATGAGAATGTGACTTGtagtattacttatttaataaatatgataaatactTACATATATCCATATAAATTGGTAAGAAAGCAGCCGATGACACATTTCCTTATTTCTAGAAGAAGTGTTACtgtcacaaattttttatttataaatataaatctataaactgatacgattttatataatatattaaatatatttgacAATAAAAACATTTTTACTCTATAACGTATATCAAGACACACCAACttatagatttaattttacaaaattcttttgtgaccaaaacctttaatatataaattataaaatcctAATTATCTCCAATAAGCTTATGTTTCGAAGAAGCTCCCCCGGGTTCATAACTTGTtcccacttttttattttatatattttcattttgtattGGCTAGGCTAGTAATTTACACATTTAAAAagtattgaaaatttgaaatgctctctgtcatttcttttttcatttccatttatttAGGTTTTTTGGGTACTTAAAGTatcttaggaaaaaaaaaaaaacccatattaACTGAAAGTATCTTTCAATGAAGATTACTGACCGACACTGTTCATGGTTTTGTTCAATCCGTTTCTGAATGTCTTATCCTTTCCctaataagtattttttttttttgtccataAAAATAACGAACTGAGACGagtatcatatttttttttcaaaaaaaaaaaaaagatatttacaatCGTGTATAAGtgtcgtgtaattattttaaaaaaaattaataaatacgagatctatataaaaaaaattaatttttttaataataaattttatttttttaaaaataattatatagtactTACATACTCTacacaactatatataatatatcattactAAAAATAGAGTATCTGACATCTCTCGTGTAACTGCTGGGATAAGTATAAAACGTGTGTTgaataaacaaataaagcatATTGAGCCAAGCAAAGCTGCAGATGCTGTCATCCATGACCTATGACCTTCATAAATTCTTGGGCCTCGGAAACATGAGCCCCACCTGGTTGCCCATGtaaaattgtattatatatgtatatattcaaAGCCTGGCTTGTTTAACAATCCAAAATTCATTTTAGGTTCATGTATATATAGGATTTGTTTATGTGGTCGCACCCTAGGGCACACCACAATAATAACCTAATGcaagaatatttatgatttgttACGTtaaaaagggtaaaaaaaaaatttactcaaACAGGGGTGTCCCTATATGCTATTTTGCTCACCTATACGTTACCAATAGCTAGCTTTGCGACTTTTGCTTTTTCCAAGAGAAATTTATAGGGTTCGTAGATGTTGGATTTGTATGATTAATTATTTCTATCAATTGTCAAACAAGGATGTACAGGAAAGgaatttcaagtttcatatgTCACCATAAGGGGAAAAAATATGGAGTAGATCACAAAGAACCACAATCTTCAAGGTGGTCCAAAAATCTGGCTCGGAAGCTCATCGTGATTGGGTGTGACACGGTCCAAAAAGCGATGGCGACTATTATTCAGAGGCACATTCGAGGTTTTAGGTAATTAGGGAAGAAGACAAGTTGTAAATGCTTCTTAAGCTGCTTGTTCGTTAATTAGCATGGTAGAGATGTCAAAACCATTGCAAAAGGATGATTAGTGGGTTCGGACTCCTCTTAGTTAGAGTATGTGTCATTTGAATATGCACAGGGCGAATACAAAAAGCGCCTTGAGAATCCAACAAAATAATGTACACtggaaagaaaatgataccCTTGAAACATTGTTATCTAGTTAGTTAATCCTACAAATCTGAAAGCTGCTGATTAAAAAGCATTTCACGAGAATGGCTATGGCGTCCGATCCATCATGAGAGAGCTTTGCAATTATGTATATGAGAAGTGAAAGATAAGGAAGACCATAGTAGCGCTGCCACTGCAATTTTTGTGGCTGTAAAACTCCAAAGCACCCAACCGAGTGATCAGAAATATGCATACAGTCGCAAGAAGTGCTCAACTTTTGCCATCTTGAAGCTCTGTTAGAGGCTTTCTCAGCATTCTGTCATGATTGAGCATAGCGCTTACACTCTCAACCACCAAGATAATCTGCAGAGAAATGGCAAGTATCAAATAAACTTCTGTCAAGTAAATGGCAGAGAAATGGTGATGACAAACTTATATCAAGGCTCGACTACGCTATAAATGACAAGTATGAAATAAACTTTATGTGAGCTTTTTTCTTCCAACAGCAACTGCAATTCTGAATAGACTTAATAGTATCAAGTTCACACCAAATAACGAATAGAGGGATTGCAAATAAACAAACCTGCAAGCAAGCATAAGCCATTGCCGTTGCGAAGTAAAAATTTGCGTTGCCGGTGCCCTGCAgttttaattaaacaaatcaccatctgaaaaagaaatatatatatatatatatatatatatatattcatttctcTTGGATCAGCTTTAAAGAGCCATACCCTCCATATCCACAGGTTGTGCATCACAGGGCTAAGGAGAGAAACCCCAACATATCCACAGAACAGGAAGAAAGAGAATTGCATATCTGCATGTTACGGAACCTAGAAAGTTAAGACACCAAACCATGTCTAACTAGGTCAGTAAAAAAGAGAACCTGCTAACTTGCCTGCAAGCTCGTTAACAAACAGCCCCAACAAACCCAAGTATAGTGCTGAGTCTCCAACCTAAttgaatcataaaaataaaagaggcaAGGGAAGAGCTACTTAGCTTCtaaatataacattaaataatgtAAATGAACAGTAAAAAAGTATTCAAAGAAACCCAATTAAGTATTTGTTACAAGGGCTAATAGGGTGATTGTTGCACAGATCAAGAAAAGGGGGAAAAAGGCTTGTAGAAACCAAAGGATGAGAGTGAAAATCAGAAATTGAAATCTGTGAAATCTTTTTGGAAGTTTGTATTTCTGTCATAATTTGTATCAGTAGCTGGTTTTCTGTGTTTGGTCTTGTATTTAGACACCGTGAAGATATGGGTAGAAGCAGATAAAAGGAGGCGAACCCTCGAAGAGTTTTCTTCTACTAGTGAGGTGTCTTTGTAAGAGAGATTCTATAAACCTCTTGTGCATCTATAATATTTCAGAACAAAGAATAATACCAACCATACGATATATCAACAAGAGCGAACACATAATATGCCGAAAAAAGTTACATTTCCATCGACTGAATCAGTTTCAGTTAAGTCTCTTTCAATTTTCTCTGTCAGAATCTTCTttcataattcttttttatcagtaaacaaattttactgatagaaataggcatagcccaagtacaatgGACATACAAGAGCAGCACATACTCATGATTGTCTAAAGATACAAGGAAGTCATGGAGAATCTTCTTCCATAATTTCAATTGTTCATTAGCTAATTTAAAGGATTTTGCACATGCATTAAATTCCAAATGATGGTAAAATTTAGCTTCCTAGATTGTGAGGGAGCGTGTGCTACTTGCCAATTCAGGCTTCACAGTGTCCTCCAAGTGTTTCAGTATTTAGCATGTATTGTGCagaagtaatatttatttaacataCATAAGAACACAACTTAAGATCTCTTTTTGTTCTGGGgcaataagaaaaataagagaaatttcACTGTATCTCTGGGTCAAATTGCAAAAGAAAGTCTATAGTTTTGGTAAAAGTCAAACTTGAATTAAATAAGGAAAAACTTACTGAAGGATAAGACTTAAGCATTGAAGAGATCGCAATGTACACAAAAGCCAAAAAGCAGGGTCGATGTTTCAGCCGTATGGCTAATGGCAGCATCATAAACAGAATATTCCCATGGAAAACTATCAGAAAGAAGTTTCTGAAAAAATCGAAAACTTCTGCAAAGAAATACCTGTGGTAAGACATTAGACAGATGATTATACACAAGTCTGACAACTTCAGGATTATGCCACATtacatcaaatttattttcagGCTCACCATAAGACACCAATATTAGGAGACAGATCTTGCACAGTGAGCATGAACCCATATGTTCTGCAAAAGAACCCGTgcatataggaaaactcaagaCATCATAGTAAACAACAGATATTGGTAGAACATTGAATCTAGAATCTCGGGCAGAATATTTGTTTAGGAATACGATCAAAGGGATTGATTGGATAAGTCATGTCAAGTGCCCGACTTATATGGTTGAATTTTTTCCTGACTCTGTAGTAGTCAGCCAATTATTTGTTTCTTGACCCAGCAAACCACTCACCACCTCATGTGACATGTATATATCTTATTTTGCACATCATTTAGAAATATTGAAAAGAACTTGTAGGGAGAATGTTCTGTATTTGGCATTTGCTGCAAGTACTGCAATATCACAATGCAGAGTATCAACACAGATTATTAGGATATACAACACGTACCTTTTAAACAACTCCCAGAGGCCACCATACCGTTTAACAGATATGCCACATAGGACTAACACATAGACTGACCACAAAGAAGTCCAACATAAGAAATGAATGACTGGTCTCCATGAGAATATATGCGGTACTTCTGGTCTATGTACCACTTCCTCTCGCTCACAACATCTATCATTTGGAGGATTATCTCCAACTTCAACATTTCTTCTTTGCAGGAACAATTTCCTAGGAGGAGTATCTGGGCCATATCCTAATAAAAGAATCATCTGGAAcaaaaatgaattatataaaaaataataatttcatttattggaaatttaaaaaaacatgtGCATGTGTTATTTGAAGGATTTTCAGTTTCCACCAAACACAATATAAGGCAGAAAGAAAGACATACCGGAATAATCAAAATTGCAGGATACAGGGATAGATGCGTTGCTATAACCCATCCAAAGGCTGCCAAAGGAGCTTGTCCTGCATTCCATAATAAACACACATTTAAAAACAAGCGAAAAATTACATAAGAAATAAGTCTCAAATATACCTTCATCCATTTCTATGTCAAATGCTAATAATCCCACTAGGAAAATTTCATATCATGGAAAAGTTTTATGAAAGAGCAATCAGAAAATAATAATAGCAAGAAGAATTGCACCTTCTTCATCTGGTTTGAATGTTCTTGTATGGTACAATACCACATAATATGCCCCTCAACTTTTTTCAATAGATCACTTCATCATTACTCGATAGATTAAAGATTTACAATAACTCTAGACATAATTCAAAATGCCATGCAGCCATAAGATGATTGCAAATCAATGCATGTGTATGTACGATTTCTATTTTTATAGGCACTCATCAGTGCACTACTAGGCAGTGGAGATAGTCTTTTGTAATAAcatcctaaatattttatcactttATGCTGCAGGAACAGTTCCCAGGTGGGCCATCTTACATAGGAAATGCCTATCATTTGGGAGCCTACAGGATTTGAGTGAATGAACAATATCTTCAACCACTTGACCGTTAATGGCCACTTGAGCCAATTACAGCAAGCCAAGGCCCCAAGTATTAGAAAGCATAAATGATTAATTGCCACATCCACGAGTATGCCAAGCAAACATCAAAAGAAGCCTTGGAAAAAGCAACGCGAAGACCAAACTCAAAAATGTTCCCAGACAACAAACATGAGAGAAGCATAGAACATCACACTACAAGAAGACATTTAGTTTTTCTCCCTCTTCATTCccttgtgtttgtgtgtgtgtggatgTACATGGTTGGACAGCTGGGGGTGGGGAGGTAACCACATGATCATAGAGGAAAATATAGTTCTCATGACCAGCTTGAAAGGAAAAGTTGCTAAGTTAGCCTCAGAACTGTAAACAAAAAATGCACAATGCAACAATTGTTAGCATCTTACGTTTACATGCTCCATAAAGGGACAAAATGATGGCAAGATTTTCAATTGGGGATGTTGACAAACCCACGCATGCAACTATTGTGAAAGGATTCCACAAGTACACAAGAGCGGCAATATCTCCAGAAGGAATAATCTCTGCAACAAATATGAATAATGCAGTTCATCAGCTTAAGAAAGATGAGAAGGGGGCAATTTGGAATAAAAATTAGTTACTGATCTAGGTggcataaaaaaataagttcCTAATAAACGCACCATAGATCACTAGGTCTATTTGGAAAGGAATGAGTAGGGGGAGAGAATTGGACTGTTCCAACAGTCAACCCCCCAACTTGTAATTCTTccaaatttctttaattttcctCTATACACTCAGAATTAAAAGATATAACAATGAGAGGTAAATTAAGTGGCCTAAACAGTGTGCCATGATGAAAATTCACTGCAACCTATTCAAAATACTTCAGTAACATCAATCTTCCAGCACCATTTCAGCTGATAAAGAGTCATGCTGTAAATGAAACAATTGACAAGTTAAGTTTGCCCTTTGTACATGTATAAATCATCAATACGCTCcaaacttaattatgcattagTCAGGTAGCTATAACATCCATCAAatgcacatataatttttatgtttcatCTCGACATTAAGACATCTACATGCTATATATGTGAACATGTCATTTCTTTTTAAACTGCTTGATTCAATTGTCTGGTCCTCTTCACTATCCTTGTATCAAGACACCCTTtacctaaataaattaaaaatcttgcCCAGCAAATCCTATAGGTATCTTGCTCTTTAACTCTTACAACTACCTGGCTTTTCTAATAATTTAACATGGTCTAGAAGTTTCAAACTCCGAATATATTCCATCTGAAGATTCTGACCGGTAGCACGAATGAGCATTGCATTGACAATATCTGCAATCACAAAAACCAAACTGTATCCAAAGGTGTTGATATTAAATGCCTCATTAAATGTACAATACAAGTTAAtataaggaaaaaagaaatatgagTAACAGCAATGTCAGCTTGAAAAGGAAATTTCACGAATAGATTAGACAGAAGTAATTTCACCCATATTGATGCAAGTTGGTAGTTGATCACTATATAATTACCACACTGCTCACTAATATAGTTAAAATTATGAAGACACCAAAAGCAATGGCAGAGATATTGTAGTTTGGCAACTTCACAGGCAAACCACTCCCCTTTAACTATGATAGAGTAGCCACACTGTTCATCAATAGAGTTCTTTTTTAAAAGTCGGTGTTCATTAATATTGTCAGAATTATGAAAACGACAAAAGCAATGGCAGGGACAATGTAGTCTGGCAACTTCACAGAAAAGGCATACGACCATGTATGCtgggattttcttttctatatgcCTAGAAGATGTGGCTTTGGGGATAGGTGGTGCAGATGGGTTAAACATTGTGTTTCGACTACCCGGTTTTCTGTTTGAGTTAATGGTATCTCATGTGGTTTTTTTCAGACTTTGaggggtttgagacaaggggatccgttatccccttttcttttttttgttgttatGGAGGCTTTGAGTCACGTGGtggctgctttttttttttttgggagaggggggggggggggggggcgttcTTGCTGGTTTCTCAGTGGGAAATAATAGTAATggtgttatttcaatttctcaCTTACTATTTGCCTATGATActcttattttttgtgatgatAAAAGTAGTTAGATTCAAGCTTTAAGGGTTGTTTTGTTGTGCTTTGAAGCTGTCTCAGGCCTAAAGGTGAACTTGGGAAAGTCGGAATTGGTACAAGTGGGAGATGTGAGGAATATTAACTTCCTAGAGGATTTGTTGGGATGCAAAGTTGCTTCTCTTcctatgaaatatcttgggctTCCCTTGGGGGTGTCCTTTAAAGCAAAGAGTATTTGGGACGCTGTTGTAGAGAAGGTAGAGACACGATTGTCAGGTTGGAAGCAACTACACCTATCAAAAGGGGGGAGGTTAACCCTTATCAAAAGCACGCGTTCCAATCTTCCCACATactatctttctttatttccattACCGGTGGGAGTGGCTAACcagattgaaaaaaattttagagCTTTTTTGCGGGGTGGAATGGGGAAGGAGAATTCATCTTGTGAATTGGCAAAGGGTGATTTGCCCGATTGTTAATGGTGGATTGGGAGTGCGAGATTTgactatttttaataaggcattattagggaaatggttgtggaggtatcaaAAGGAAGCAGATTCATTGTGGAGAGAGATGATTGATCGGAAATATGGATGTGAGTGGGGAAGATGGTGTTCTAAGGAGGGTAGGGGGTCTTATGGTGTATGCCTATGGAAGTATATTAGAAAGGGGTGGAACATTTTTGAAAAACGTCTCAAGTTTGAGGTTGGAGATGGTGAAAGAATCCGGTTTTGGTTTGATGAATGGTGAAGTGAGAGACCTCTTAATACTGTTTTTCCGGTTGCATTCAGCTTGGTTGGAAACCAGCAGGTTGCAGTTTCTGAGGTGCTGTGTTGTGCTAATTGGGTAGTACATTGGAATGTTATTTTCACTAGAAATGCCCAGGATTGGGAACCTGAAGAGATTGCAGGCTTTTTCAGCTTTACGTATTCAGTAAAGTTAAGAGGAAATGGGAGAGATCGTATTCTGTGGAGACACTCAGGGAGTAATAAGTTTTCTGTTAAATCATTTTACAAGGTGTTGACGGTCCAACAACATGTTTCTTTcccatggaagagcatttggatgGTTTTTGTGCTGTCTAAAGTTGCTTTTTTTTCATGGACAGCTGCACTTGGGAAGATTTTGACGATTGATAATCTAAGGAAACGTGGTATGATTGTTATGGAGTGGTCCTTCATGTGCAAGAAGAATGGGGAATCAATTGATCATCTTCTTTTACATTTTGAGGTGGCTAGGGAGTTATGGCTTGGCATTCAACGTAGAGCTgggctgagttgggttatgcctaagagGGTGGTGGATTTTTTAGCATGCTGGAACAGGCATCACAATAGCTCTCAACTGGATGCAGCATGAAGGATGATACCTTTGTGTTTAATCTGGTGTTTATGGGCAGAAAGGAATGACAGGTGCTTTAACAACAAGGAGTGAGTAGTGGGGGATATCTGGAATTTCTTTGTGTCTTCTCTCTTTcagtggttttctgctattgtactaaagggagggaatgttcatgagtttttgttttcttttcagctttctaAAATGTAATTACGTGTCTCattttgtatactttctgtgtacCTGGGCTTCGCCTAGattcattcatttcaataaagttt
This Carya illinoinensis cultivar Pawnee chromosome 11, C.illinoinensisPawnee_v1, whole genome shotgun sequence DNA region includes the following protein-coding sequences:
- the LOC122281502 gene encoding phosphatidylinositol glycan anchor biosynthesis class U protein isoform X3 yields the protein MVLHYYFHSLGHSRSKELKGNPITFYADIVNAMLIRATGQNLQMEYIRSLKLLDHVKLLEKPGKIIPSGDIAALVYLWNPFTIVACVGLSTSPIENLAIILSLYGACKRQAPLAAFGWVIATHLSLYPAILIIPMILLLGYGPDTPPRKLFLQRRNVEVGDNPPNDRCCEREEVVHRPEVPHIFSWRPVIHFLCWTSLWSVYVLVLCGISVKRYGGLWELFKRTYGFMLTVQDLSPNIGVLWYFFAEVFDFFRNFFLIVFHGNILFMMLPLAIRLKHRPCFLAFVYIAISSMLKSYPSVGDSALYLGLLGLFVNELADMQFSFFLFCGYVGVSLLSPVMHNLWIWRGTGNANFYFATAMAYACLQIILVVESVSAMLNHDRMLRKPLTELQDGKS
- the LOC122281502 gene encoding phosphatidylinositol glycan anchor biosynthesis class U protein isoform X4 → MVLHYYFHSLGHSRSKELKGNPITFYADIVNAMLIRATGQNLQMEYIRSLKLLDHVKLLEKPEIIPSGDIAALVYLWNPFTIVACVGLSTSPIENLAIILSLYGACKRQAPLAAFGWVIATHLSLYPAILIIPMILLLGYGPDTPPRKLFLQRRNVEVGDNPPNDRCCEREEVVHRPEVPHIFSWRPVIHFLCWTSLWSVYVLVLCGISVKRYGGLWELFKRTYGFMLTVQDLSPNIGVLWYFFAEVFDFFRNFFLIVFHGNILFMMLPLAIRLKHRPCFLAFVYIAISSMLKSYPSVGDSALYLGLLGLFVNELADMQFSFFLFCGYVGVSLLSPVMHNLWIWRGTGNANFYFATAMAYACLQIILVVESVSAMLNHDRMLRKPLTELQDGKS
- the LOC122281502 gene encoding phosphatidylinositol glycan anchor biosynthesis class U protein isoform X1: MEPKEQSKEKKEKLWFWNWLIASVIFRLVLIYFPKNLNLASRPEVSTPLTSLRRLAEGYWLKQLSVSPYAGSMYHGSPLLLSLLGPLTVKRIEGQPDHLLCSLVFVIADIVNAMLIRATGQNLQMEYIRSLKLLDHVKLLEKPGKIIPSGDIAALVYLWNPFTIVACVGLSTSPIENLAIILSLYGACKRQAPLAAFGWVIATHLSLYPAILIIPMILLLGYGPDTPPRKLFLQRRNVEVGDNPPNDRCCEREEVVHRPEVPHIFSWRPVIHFLCWTSLWSVYVLVLCGISVKRYGGLWELFKRTYGFMLTVQDLSPNIGVLWYFFAEVFDFFRNFFLIVFHGNILFMMLPLAIRLKHRPCFLAFVYIAISSMLKSYPSVGDSALYLGLLGLFVNELADMQFSFFLFCGYVGVSLLSPVMHNLWIWRGTGNANFYFATAMAYACLQIILVVESVSAMLNHDRMLRKPLTELQDGKS
- the LOC122281502 gene encoding phosphatidylinositol glycan anchor biosynthesis class U protein isoform X2, which translates into the protein MEPKEQSKEKKEKLWFWNWLIASVIFRLVLIYFPKNLNLASRPEVSTPLTSLRRLAEGYWLKQLSVSPYAGSMYHGSPLLLSLLGPLTVKRIEGQPDHLLCSLVFVIADIVNAMLIRATGQNLQMEYIRSLKLLDHVKLLEKPEIIPSGDIAALVYLWNPFTIVACVGLSTSPIENLAIILSLYGACKRQAPLAAFGWVIATHLSLYPAILIIPMILLLGYGPDTPPRKLFLQRRNVEVGDNPPNDRCCEREEVVHRPEVPHIFSWRPVIHFLCWTSLWSVYVLVLCGISVKRYGGLWELFKRTYGFMLTVQDLSPNIGVLWYFFAEVFDFFRNFFLIVFHGNILFMMLPLAIRLKHRPCFLAFVYIAISSMLKSYPSVGDSALYLGLLGLFVNELADMQFSFFLFCGYVGVSLLSPVMHNLWIWRGTGNANFYFATAMAYACLQIILVVESVSAMLNHDRMLRKPLTELQDGKS